Proteins from one Oryza sativa Japonica Group chromosome 12, ASM3414082v1 genomic window:
- the LOC4352544 gene encoding protein NPG1, with product MAAAMAESDNNGSEVSPGGGGRDSASAAAAVASPVKAKARALLELETASAAAAASESSEARVDDGNIQEAESSLREGLSLNYEEARALLGRLEYQRGNVEAALRVFDGIDLQAAIQRFQPSLSEKPPSKRSNKLRSDSSNSGSQHAASLVLEAIYLKSMSLQKLGKAVEAAQQCRSVLDAVESIFQRGIPDVMVEQKLQETVSKSVELLPELWKQAGAYQEALASYRRALLSQWNLDDDCCTRIQKRFAVFLLYGGVEASPPSLASQTEGSYVPKNNLEEAILLLMIILKKWYLGKTHWDPSVMEHLTFALSLCGQTSVLAKHLEEVLPGIYPRTGRWYSLALCNYAASHNEAALNLLRKLLNKNESPGDIMALLLAAKLCSSDYSLASEGVEYARRAVTNVDSSDGHLKSAALHFLGSCLAKKSRIATSDHQRSLLQTESLKSLSEAISLDRHNPDLIYDMGIEYAEQRNMQAALKCAKEFIDATGGSVSKGWRLLSLVLSAQQRYSEAEVVTDAALDETTKWEQGPLLRIKAKLKVAQSLPMEAVEAYRALLALVQAQRKAYGTVKNGTEEVDNKVSEFEVWQGLANLYASLSYWRDAEICLQKAKALKSFSAITLHAEGYTREVREQTQDALAAYFNAVSTEVEHVPSKVSIGALLSKQGPKYLPVARSFLSDALRHEPTNRMAWFYLGKVHKHDGRLADAADCFQAASMLEESDPIESFRSL from the exons ATGgctgcggcgatggcggagtCGGATAATAACGGCAGCGAGGtcagccccggcggcggcgggagggactcggcgtcggcggcggcggcggtagcttCGCCGGtgaaggcgaaggcgagggcgtTGCTGGAGCTGGAGAcggccagcgcggcggcggcggcgtcggagtcGTCGGAGGCGAGGGTCGACGACGGCAACATCCAGGAGGCCGAGTCGTCGCTCCGCGAGGGCCTCTCCCTCAACTACGAG GAAGCGAGGGCTCTCCTAGGGAGACTGGAATACCAGAGAGGCAATGTAGAAGCTGCACTGCGAGTATTTGATGGGATAGATCTTCAAGCTGCTATCCAGCGCTTTCAACCATCGCTTTCAGAAAAGCCACCCTCAAAACGAAGTAACAAATTACGTTCAGATTCATCGAATTCAGGATCGCAGCATGCTGCCAGTCTTGTTCTTGAAGCCATTTACTTGAAGTCAATGTCTCTTCAGAAGTTAGGGAAAGCAGTGG AGGCTGCTCAACAGTGTAGAAGTGTCCTTGATGCTGTTGAAAGTATTTTCCAACGTGGCATACCCGATGTCATGGTTGAACAAAAGCTTCAGGAAACCGTTAGTAAATCTGTCGAGCTTCTCCCAGAACTTTGGAAGCAAGCTGGAGCCTATCAAGAGGCGCTCGCTTCTTACCGGCGTGCTCTTCTTAGTCAGTGGAATCTCGATGATGACTGCTGCACAAGGATTCAGAAGAGATTTGCTGTTTTTCTGTTGTATGGTGGCGTAGAGGCTAgccccccaagcttggcttcACAAACTGAAGGATCATATGTTCCTAAGAATAACTTGGAAGAGGCAATCCTTTTGCTCATGATAATATTGAAAAAGTGGTACCTTGGGAAGACTCACTGGGATCCATCAGTGATGGAGCATCTAACATTTGCATTGTCACTTTGTGGTCAGACATCTGTTCTTGCCAAGCATCTTGAAGAGGTTTTACCTGGAATATACCCTCGAACTGGAAGATGGTATAGTCTAGCTCTTTGCAATTATGCAGCTTCACATAATGAAGCTGCATTAAATTTGTTAAGGAAGTTGTTGAATAAGAACGAGAGTCCTGGTGACATAATGGCCCTCCTGTTAGCTGCTAAGTTATGCAGCTCAGATTATTCTCTTGCTTCTGAAGGAGTAGAGTATGCAAGAAGAGCTGTTACAAATGTTGATTCATCAGATGGTCATTTAAAGAGCGCTGCGCTCCACTTCTTGGGGAGTTGCCTGGCTAAGAAGTCTAGAATCGCTACATCTGATCACCAAAGATCTCTCTTGCAGACTGAGTCTTTGAAGTCACTTAGTGAAGCGATTTCTCTTGATCGTCACAACCCAGATTTAATATATGACATGGGTATTGAATATGCTGAGCAACGAAACATGCAGGCTGCTTTGAAATGTGCAAAGGAGTTCATTGATGCAACTGGTGGGTCTGTTTCTAAAGGTTGGAGATTGCTATCTTTGGTTCTTTCTGCACAACAAAGGTATTCAGAAGCAGAGGTGGTGACTGATGCTGCATTAGATGAAACTACAAAGTGGGAACAAGGGCCATTACTTAGAATAAAGGCTAAACTGAAGGTTGCTCAATCGTTGCCAATGGAAGCAGTTGAAGCATACCGTGCCCTTCTTGCTCTTGTTCAGGCACAACGAAAGGCTTATGGTACCGTAAAAAATGGCACAGAG GAGGTTGATAATAAAGTGAGCGAGTTTGAAGTTTGGCAAGGTCTTGCCAACTTGTATGCTAGTCTTTCCTATTGGAGAGACGCCGAGATATGTTTACAGAAGGCTAAAGCCCTCAAATCATTCTCGGCCATAACGCTTCATGCAGAAG GTTACACGCGTGAGGTGCGTGAGCAGACACAGGACGCACTGGCTGCATACTTCAATGCGGTCTCGACCGAGGTggagcacgtaccatcaaaggTATCCATCGGCGCCCTCCTGTCCAAACAAGGCCCCAAGTATCTCCCCGTCGCAAGGAGCTTCCTCTCGGACGCCCTAAGGCACGAGCCGACGAACCGGATGGCATGGTTCTACCTAGGGAAGGTCCACAAGCATGATGGCAGGCTAGCTGATGCTGCTGACTGCTTCCAGGCAGCCTCAATGCTTGAGGAATCAGACCCAATAGAAAGCTTCAGATCACTCTGA